A genomic window from Sceloporus undulatus isolate JIND9_A2432 ecotype Alabama chromosome 9, SceUnd_v1.1, whole genome shotgun sequence includes:
- the CSF3R gene encoding granulocyte colony-stimulating factor receptor isoform X2: protein MAAPQEAWRRLLACAIFSLLLPGASSSSCSNIAVDAPAVLWGGNVSASCTIWRHHCRFQEDGETQVMWKWDKDFLNGTQHSFGDSGVEVSNITIGPLNRTLTTLSCWVQKKGTPQIMNLTHIHAGYPPSEPQNLTCVMNVTTKDLTCHWDPGQDGLLPASVTLHSVQTDKDCQVQRAAIPPCVPPAGQSSCTIPRQDFQLYQYVMLWVSVENVLGTVQSRPLCADPTDLVKLDPPTLRAVQSFPEETDCVMVAWDGAEGSRYMQQACELRYRTDGDQEWMLVEMPNIAPSTWQTQHCGLRFGTFYGIQMRCKRLPLSYWSDWSPLKNFTTHEKAPSGKLVTWWNAKPQKPSKGTEVQLMWKPMRPEETNGKILGYWATLSPRLTPGKSSSTLCNTTELQCTFSLPSGTQRVFLVAYNSKGVSPPTEVVLVDKRDQPIPKIRASPLGEKTIRVFWDALRTPAPLGYILEWRRVASEDLAEDGVRWMKLGNGSAMEALIQDIQPFQRYNISVSPLYKDGPGMPQYVEAYTLQKAPSQVPKLHAGNISKSTADLSWEPIPVEKRNGFITNYTIFWSSTNEDMRSAIVNSSVGSFILRGLWPSRMYQVHIMASTVGGSTNGTTLTLYTKAMDDMDISFVYLLVGLLLLMIIVLVICFHKSKRMKTQFWPNVPDPANSSLGKWAPAVLQEEIPPAPKACELSPVIVSAILVIDTEEKKCLSCGKSEPTKALEEGSPTASQRSYACDPSNPTLVTSVALPASYVNSPESVQYAKVVGDPYRCQEEASPMFYVRSNSTQPLLGNLTPSPKPYENLWFRGDRSSCESNCQFQEEAFFLDRALLDFPLLQGLRVDGEDDLGNFRRV, encoded by the exons ATGGCAGCCCCACAGGAGGCctggaggaggctgctggcatGCGCCATCTTCTCCCTTCTGCTCCCAGGAG CCAGTTCCTCCTCCTGTAGCAACATTGCCGTTGATGCGCCGGCTGTTCTTTGGGGAGGAAATGTATCGGCTTCTTGCACCATCTGGAGGCATCACTGCCGCTTTCAGGAGGATGGGGAAACCCAGGTGATGTGGAAATGGGACAAGGACTTCCTCAACGGCACACAACACAGCTTCGGTGACAGTGGGGTGGAAGTTTCCAACATCACCATTGGACCCCTCAACCGGACACTGACCACCCTGAGCTGCTGGGTCCAGAAGAAAGGGACGCCCCAGATCATGAACCTCACCCACATCCACGCCGGGT ATCCTCCATCCGAGCCCCAGAACCTCACCTGCGTGATGAACGTCACCACGAAGGATCTGACATGCCACTGGGACCCGGGACAAGATGGCCTCCTCCCAGCCAGCGTCACTCTGCACAGCGTCCA GACCGACAAAGACTGCCAGGTCCAGCGGGCGGCCATCCCTCCCTGCGTCCCTCCGGCTGGACAGAGCTCTTGCACCATCCCTCGCCAGGACTTCCAGCTCTATCAATATGTGATGCTCTGGGTCTCGGTGGAAAACGTCCTGGGAACTGTGCAATCGAGACCCTTGTGTGCCGACCCAACGGATTTAG TCAAGCTGGACCCACCAACCCTCCGTGCCGTCCAGTCTTTTCCAGAGGAGACCGACTGTGTAATGGTGGCCTGGGATGGAGCAGAAGGCAGCAGATACATGCAACAGGCCTGCGAGCTCCGCTACCGGACGGACGGGGACCAGGAGTGGATGCTG gtTGAGATGCCTAACATTGCTCCTTCCACTTGGCAAACGCAACACTGTGGCCTCCGCTTCGGCACCTTCTACGGGATCCAGATGCGGTGCAAGAGACTCCCACTCAGCTACTGGAGTGACTGGAGCCCTTTGAAGAACTTCACCACCCACGAGAAAG CGCCTTCAGGAAAGCTGGTCACCTGGTGGAATGCAAAACCCCAAAAGCCCAGCAAGGGGACAGAGGTGCAGCTGATGTGGAAG CCCATGAGACCCGAAGAGACCAATGGAAAGATCCTGGGCTACTGGGCCACCCTCAGCCCCCGCTTGACCCCTGGGAAGTCCTCCTCCACTCTTTGCAacaccacagagttgcagtgcaCCTTCTCACTGCCGTCTGGGACCCAAAGAGTTTTCCTCGTGGCCTACAACTCCAAGGGAGTTTCTCCACCCACAGAAGTAGTCTTGGTGGACAAGAGAG ATCAACCGATACCCAAGATCCGAGCCTCTCCGCTTGGTGAGAAGACCATCCGGGTGTTTTGGGATGCTCTGAGGACACCAGCACCCCTGGGTTACATCCTTGAGTGGCGCAGAGTGGCCTCGGAGGACTTGGCGGAGGATGGCGTGAGGTGGATGAAGCTGGGGAACGGCAGCGCCATGGAAGCCCTGATCCAAG ATATTCAACCTTTCCAGCGGTACAACATCTCTGTCTCTCCTCTCTACAAGGATGGACCAGGGATGCCCCAGTATGTGGAAGCTTACACCTTGCAGAAAG CTCCATCTCAGGTGCCCAAACTCCATGCGGGGAACATCAGCAAGTCGACGGCTGACCTTTCCTGGGAGCCCATCCCAGTGGAAAAGAGGAACGGTTTCATCACCAACTACACCATATTTTGGAGCAGCACCAACGAAGACATGAGGA gtgcaattGTGAACTCTTCCGTGGGCTCCTTCATCCTTCGGGGTCTCTGGCCTTCCAGGATGTACCAGGTGCACATCATGGCCTCCACCGTAGGTGGGAGCACCAACGGAACGACCCTCACCCTCTACACCAAGGCCATGG aTGACATGGACATCTCATTTGTGTATTTGCTCGTCGGTCTGCTCTTGCTCATGATTATTGTCCTTGTCATCTGTTTCCACAAAAGCAAACG GATGAAGACACAATTCTGGCCCAATGTCCCAGATCCGGCCAACAGCAGCCTGGGCAAGTGGGCCCCAGCCGTCCTGCAAGAG GAGATCCCTCCAGCTCCCAAGGCTTGTGAGCTGAGCCCCGTTATCGTCTCGGCCATCTTGGTGATTGATACAGAGGAGAAAAAATGCCTTTCCTGCGGCAAGAGCGAGCCCACGAAAGCCCTGGAGGAGGGCAGCCCTACAGCCAGCCAGAGGTCTTACGCCTGCGATCCGTCCAACCCCACTTTAGTGACCAGCGTGGCATTGCCTGCCTCCTACGTGAACAGCCCAGAGTCTGTCCAGTATGCAAAGGTGGTTGGGGACCCCTACCGCTGTCAAGAGGAAGCGTCGCCCATGTTCTACGTGCGCTCCAACTCCACACAACCCCTCCTGGGCAACCTGACCCCCAGCCCAAAGCCCTACGAAAACCTCTGGTTCCGCGGAGACCGGTCCAGCTGCGAGAGCAACTGCCAGTTCCAGGAGGAGGCCTTCTTCCTAGACCGGGCCTTGCTGGACTTCCCACTCCTGCAAGGACTCAGAGTCGATGGCGAGGATGACCTGGGCAACTTCCGGAGGGTGTAG
- the CSF3R gene encoding granulocyte colony-stimulating factor receptor isoform X1, giving the protein MAAPQEAWRRLLACAIFSLLLPGASSSSCSNIAVDAPAVLWGGNVSASCTIWRHHCRFQEDGETQVMWKWDKDFLNGTQHSFGDSGVEVSNITIGPLNRTLTTLSCWVQKKGTPQIMNLTHIHAGYPPSEPQNLTCVMNVTTKDLTCHWDPGQDGLLPASVTLHSVQTDKDCQVQRAAIPPCVPPAGQSSCTIPRQDFQLYQYVMLWVSVENVLGTVQSRPLCADPTDLVKLDPPTLRAVQSFPEETDCVMVAWDGAEGSRYMQQACELRYRTDGDQEWMLVEMPNIAPSTWQTQHCGLRFGTFYGIQMRCKRLPLSYWSDWSPLKNFTTHEKAPSGKLVTWWNAKPQKPSKGTEVQLMWKPMRPEETNGKILGYWATLSPRLTPGKSSSTLCNTTELQCTFSLPSGTQRVFLVAYNSKGVSPPTEVVLVDKRDQPIPKIRASPLGEKTIRVFWDALRTPAPLGYILEWRRVASEDLAEDGVRWMKLGNGSAMEALIQEDIQPFQRYNISVSPLYKDGPGMPQYVEAYTLQKAPSQVPKLHAGNISKSTADLSWEPIPVEKRNGFITNYTIFWSSTNEDMRSAIVNSSVGSFILRGLWPSRMYQVHIMASTVGGSTNGTTLTLYTKAMDDMDISFVYLLVGLLLLMIIVLVICFHKSKRMKTQFWPNVPDPANSSLGKWAPAVLQEEIPPAPKACELSPVIVSAILVIDTEEKKCLSCGKSEPTKALEEGSPTASQRSYACDPSNPTLVTSVALPASYVNSPESVQYAKVVGDPYRCQEEASPMFYVRSNSTQPLLGNLTPSPKPYENLWFRGDRSSCESNCQFQEEAFFLDRALLDFPLLQGLRVDGEDDLGNFRRV; this is encoded by the exons ATGGCAGCCCCACAGGAGGCctggaggaggctgctggcatGCGCCATCTTCTCCCTTCTGCTCCCAGGAG CCAGTTCCTCCTCCTGTAGCAACATTGCCGTTGATGCGCCGGCTGTTCTTTGGGGAGGAAATGTATCGGCTTCTTGCACCATCTGGAGGCATCACTGCCGCTTTCAGGAGGATGGGGAAACCCAGGTGATGTGGAAATGGGACAAGGACTTCCTCAACGGCACACAACACAGCTTCGGTGACAGTGGGGTGGAAGTTTCCAACATCACCATTGGACCCCTCAACCGGACACTGACCACCCTGAGCTGCTGGGTCCAGAAGAAAGGGACGCCCCAGATCATGAACCTCACCCACATCCACGCCGGGT ATCCTCCATCCGAGCCCCAGAACCTCACCTGCGTGATGAACGTCACCACGAAGGATCTGACATGCCACTGGGACCCGGGACAAGATGGCCTCCTCCCAGCCAGCGTCACTCTGCACAGCGTCCA GACCGACAAAGACTGCCAGGTCCAGCGGGCGGCCATCCCTCCCTGCGTCCCTCCGGCTGGACAGAGCTCTTGCACCATCCCTCGCCAGGACTTCCAGCTCTATCAATATGTGATGCTCTGGGTCTCGGTGGAAAACGTCCTGGGAACTGTGCAATCGAGACCCTTGTGTGCCGACCCAACGGATTTAG TCAAGCTGGACCCACCAACCCTCCGTGCCGTCCAGTCTTTTCCAGAGGAGACCGACTGTGTAATGGTGGCCTGGGATGGAGCAGAAGGCAGCAGATACATGCAACAGGCCTGCGAGCTCCGCTACCGGACGGACGGGGACCAGGAGTGGATGCTG gtTGAGATGCCTAACATTGCTCCTTCCACTTGGCAAACGCAACACTGTGGCCTCCGCTTCGGCACCTTCTACGGGATCCAGATGCGGTGCAAGAGACTCCCACTCAGCTACTGGAGTGACTGGAGCCCTTTGAAGAACTTCACCACCCACGAGAAAG CGCCTTCAGGAAAGCTGGTCACCTGGTGGAATGCAAAACCCCAAAAGCCCAGCAAGGGGACAGAGGTGCAGCTGATGTGGAAG CCCATGAGACCCGAAGAGACCAATGGAAAGATCCTGGGCTACTGGGCCACCCTCAGCCCCCGCTTGACCCCTGGGAAGTCCTCCTCCACTCTTTGCAacaccacagagttgcagtgcaCCTTCTCACTGCCGTCTGGGACCCAAAGAGTTTTCCTCGTGGCCTACAACTCCAAGGGAGTTTCTCCACCCACAGAAGTAGTCTTGGTGGACAAGAGAG ATCAACCGATACCCAAGATCCGAGCCTCTCCGCTTGGTGAGAAGACCATCCGGGTGTTTTGGGATGCTCTGAGGACACCAGCACCCCTGGGTTACATCCTTGAGTGGCGCAGAGTGGCCTCGGAGGACTTGGCGGAGGATGGCGTGAGGTGGATGAAGCTGGGGAACGGCAGCGCCATGGAAGCCCTGATCCAAG AAGATATTCAACCTTTCCAGCGGTACAACATCTCTGTCTCTCCTCTCTACAAGGATGGACCAGGGATGCCCCAGTATGTGGAAGCTTACACCTTGCAGAAAG CTCCATCTCAGGTGCCCAAACTCCATGCGGGGAACATCAGCAAGTCGACGGCTGACCTTTCCTGGGAGCCCATCCCAGTGGAAAAGAGGAACGGTTTCATCACCAACTACACCATATTTTGGAGCAGCACCAACGAAGACATGAGGA gtgcaattGTGAACTCTTCCGTGGGCTCCTTCATCCTTCGGGGTCTCTGGCCTTCCAGGATGTACCAGGTGCACATCATGGCCTCCACCGTAGGTGGGAGCACCAACGGAACGACCCTCACCCTCTACACCAAGGCCATGG aTGACATGGACATCTCATTTGTGTATTTGCTCGTCGGTCTGCTCTTGCTCATGATTATTGTCCTTGTCATCTGTTTCCACAAAAGCAAACG GATGAAGACACAATTCTGGCCCAATGTCCCAGATCCGGCCAACAGCAGCCTGGGCAAGTGGGCCCCAGCCGTCCTGCAAGAG GAGATCCCTCCAGCTCCCAAGGCTTGTGAGCTGAGCCCCGTTATCGTCTCGGCCATCTTGGTGATTGATACAGAGGAGAAAAAATGCCTTTCCTGCGGCAAGAGCGAGCCCACGAAAGCCCTGGAGGAGGGCAGCCCTACAGCCAGCCAGAGGTCTTACGCCTGCGATCCGTCCAACCCCACTTTAGTGACCAGCGTGGCATTGCCTGCCTCCTACGTGAACAGCCCAGAGTCTGTCCAGTATGCAAAGGTGGTTGGGGACCCCTACCGCTGTCAAGAGGAAGCGTCGCCCATGTTCTACGTGCGCTCCAACTCCACACAACCCCTCCTGGGCAACCTGACCCCCAGCCCAAAGCCCTACGAAAACCTCTGGTTCCGCGGAGACCGGTCCAGCTGCGAGAGCAACTGCCAGTTCCAGGAGGAGGCCTTCTTCCTAGACCGGGCCTTGCTGGACTTCCCACTCCTGCAAGGACTCAGAGTCGATGGCGAGGATGACCTGGGCAACTTCCGGAGGGTGTAG